Proteins encoded by one window of Manduca sexta isolate Smith_Timp_Sample1 chromosome 12, JHU_Msex_v1.0, whole genome shotgun sequence:
- the LOC115443619 gene encoding 28S ribosomal protein S23, mitochondrial encodes MASSRLERIGTIYTRVEGLLTKGALKPDDRPLWFDVYRAFPPKTEPKFAKPKPEIKPIRPILYKEDAIRAKFHSNGYGLATVNLLSQSTETQTKRLIQQYKNLQSEGVPENEILEISAKAVANERQAEIPKISAKNPDSVTAQVLTEANIKNIFKE; translated from the exons ATGGCAAGCAGTAGATTGGAGAGGATTGGAACTATCTATACAAG GGTTGAAGGCCTTCTTACCAAAGGTGCTCTGAAACCGGATGACAGGCCGCTGTGGTTCGACGTGTACAGAGCTTTCCCGCCCAAGACGGAACCTAAATTTGCCAAACCAAAACCAGAAATCAAACCCATTAGACCAATACTTTACAAGGAAGATGCTATTAGGGC aaaatttcattcCAACGGCTATGGCCTGGCTACAGTGAACCTTTTAAGCCAAAGCACGGAAACACAAACAAAGCGACTTATCCAGCAGTACAAGAATTTACAATCGGAAGGCGTACCCGAAAATGAAATACTTGAGATATCAGCAAAAGCGGTAGCTAATGAACGTCAAGCCGAAATACCAAAAATCAGCGCAAAAAATCCAGATTCCGTAACAGCACAAGTCTTAACAGaagctaatataaaaaatatttttaaggaataG
- the LOC115443584 gene encoding splicing factor U2AF 50 kDa subunit isoform X1 — translation MGEDKVERRRRSRSRERRRSRSRSRDRREKRRSRSRSPNKRSRRRKPSLYWDVPPPGFEHITPLQYKAMQAAGQIPANIVADTPQAAVPVVGSTITRQARRLYVGNIPFGVTEEETMEFFNQQMHLSGLAQAAGNPVLACQINLDKNFAFLEFRSIDETTQAMAFDGINFKGQSLKIRRPHDYQPMPGTENPAINVPAGVISTVVPDSPHKIFIGGLPNYLNEDQVKELLMSFGQLRAFNLVKDSSTGLSKGYAFAEYVDISMTDQAIAGLNGMQLGDKKLIVQRASIGAKNSTLAMTGAAPVQLQVAGLTLAGAGPPTEVLCLLNMVTPDELRDEEEYEDILEDIKEECNKYGCVRSIEIPRPIEGVEVPGCGKVFVEFNSIADCQKAQQTLTGRKFSNRVVVTSYFDPDKYHRREF, via the exons ATGGGAGAAGATAAAG tagaaCGTCGACGCCGATCACGCTCAAGGGAACGGAGACGTTCTAGATCCCGGTCAAGAGATCGTCGTGAAAAGAGACGAAGCCGATCGAGGTCTCCGAACAAAAGGTCTCGCCGAAGAAAACCATCTCTGTATTGGGATGTACCGCCACCGGGCTTCGAACATATTACGCCGCTACAGTATAAAGCGATGCAAGCTGCTGGACAGATACCGGCCAACATTGTTGCAGATACTCCTCAAGCCGCCGTACCGGTGGTTGGTTCCACCATAACACGCCAAGCACGTCGCTTGTATGTAGGAAACATACCATTCGGTGTGACGGAAGAAGAGACAATGGAATTTTTCAACCAACAGATGCATCTGTCTGGTCTAGCGCAAGCCGCCGGCAACCCTGTCCTGGCGTGTCAAATCAACTTAGACAAAAACTTTGCATTCCTTGAATTTAGGTCTATAGATGAAACCACACAAGCAATGGCCTTTGACGGTATTAATTTTAAGGGCCAGAGTTTGAAGATTCGCCGGCCTCATGATTACCAGCCTATGCCGGGAACTGAAAACCCAGCTATTAATGTTCCAG CTGGTGTTATCAGCACTGTGGTACCAGATTCACCTCACAAGATATTTATTGGTGGATTGCCAAATTACTTGAATGAGGACCAA GTGAAAGAACTCTTGATGTCATTTGGCCAGCTGCGAGCTTTTAATTTGGTGAAAGACTCATCTACAGGATTAAGCAAAGGCTACGCCTTTGCAGAATATGTGGACATTTCAATGACTGATCAG gcTATAGCCGGTCTTAATGGAATGCAGTTGGGCGACAAGAAGCTGATTGTACAAAGAGCCAGTATTGGCGCTAAGAATTCCACCTTAG CAATGACGGGAGCGGCGCCGGTTCAGCTGCAAGTGGCGGGCTTGACGCTGGCTGGCGCGGGCCCTCCTACCGAGGTGCTGTGTCTTCTGAACATGGTCACACCAGACGAACTGCGTGACGAGGAGGAATATGAGGATATTCTAGAAGACATCAA agaGGAGTGCAACAAGTATGGTTGTGTACGTAGTATAGAAATTCCAAGACCTATTGAAGGTGTTGAAGTACCTGGATGTGGAAAG GTATTTGTCGAGTTCAACAGCATAGCGGATTGTCAGAAAGCTCAGCAGACACTTACAGGACGTAAATTCAGTAACAGAGTGGTTGTTACTTCTTACTTCGATCCAGACAAGTACCATCGCAGAGAATTCTAA
- the LOC115443584 gene encoding splicing factor U2AF 50 kDa subunit isoform X2: protein MGEDKERRRRSRSRERRRSRSRSRDRREKRRSRSRSPNKRSRRRKPSLYWDVPPPGFEHITPLQYKAMQAAGQIPANIVADTPQAAVPVVGSTITRQARRLYVGNIPFGVTEEETMEFFNQQMHLSGLAQAAGNPVLACQINLDKNFAFLEFRSIDETTQAMAFDGINFKGQSLKIRRPHDYQPMPGTENPAINVPAGVISTVVPDSPHKIFIGGLPNYLNEDQVKELLMSFGQLRAFNLVKDSSTGLSKGYAFAEYVDISMTDQAIAGLNGMQLGDKKLIVQRASIGAKNSTLAMTGAAPVQLQVAGLTLAGAGPPTEVLCLLNMVTPDELRDEEEYEDILEDIKEECNKYGCVRSIEIPRPIEGVEVPGCGKVFVEFNSIADCQKAQQTLTGRKFSNRVVVTSYFDPDKYHRREF from the exons ATGGGAGAAGATAAAG aaCGTCGACGCCGATCACGCTCAAGGGAACGGAGACGTTCTAGATCCCGGTCAAGAGATCGTCGTGAAAAGAGACGAAGCCGATCGAGGTCTCCGAACAAAAGGTCTCGCCGAAGAAAACCATCTCTGTATTGGGATGTACCGCCACCGGGCTTCGAACATATTACGCCGCTACAGTATAAAGCGATGCAAGCTGCTGGACAGATACCGGCCAACATTGTTGCAGATACTCCTCAAGCCGCCGTACCGGTGGTTGGTTCCACCATAACACGCCAAGCACGTCGCTTGTATGTAGGAAACATACCATTCGGTGTGACGGAAGAAGAGACAATGGAATTTTTCAACCAACAGATGCATCTGTCTGGTCTAGCGCAAGCCGCCGGCAACCCTGTCCTGGCGTGTCAAATCAACTTAGACAAAAACTTTGCATTCCTTGAATTTAGGTCTATAGATGAAACCACACAAGCAATGGCCTTTGACGGTATTAATTTTAAGGGCCAGAGTTTGAAGATTCGCCGGCCTCATGATTACCAGCCTATGCCGGGAACTGAAAACCCAGCTATTAATGTTCCAG CTGGTGTTATCAGCACTGTGGTACCAGATTCACCTCACAAGATATTTATTGGTGGATTGCCAAATTACTTGAATGAGGACCAA GTGAAAGAACTCTTGATGTCATTTGGCCAGCTGCGAGCTTTTAATTTGGTGAAAGACTCATCTACAGGATTAAGCAAAGGCTACGCCTTTGCAGAATATGTGGACATTTCAATGACTGATCAG gcTATAGCCGGTCTTAATGGAATGCAGTTGGGCGACAAGAAGCTGATTGTACAAAGAGCCAGTATTGGCGCTAAGAATTCCACCTTAG CAATGACGGGAGCGGCGCCGGTTCAGCTGCAAGTGGCGGGCTTGACGCTGGCTGGCGCGGGCCCTCCTACCGAGGTGCTGTGTCTTCTGAACATGGTCACACCAGACGAACTGCGTGACGAGGAGGAATATGAGGATATTCTAGAAGACATCAA agaGGAGTGCAACAAGTATGGTTGTGTACGTAGTATAGAAATTCCAAGACCTATTGAAGGTGTTGAAGTACCTGGATGTGGAAAG GTATTTGTCGAGTTCAACAGCATAGCGGATTGTCAGAAAGCTCAGCAGACACTTACAGGACGTAAATTCAGTAACAGAGTGGTTGTTACTTCTTACTTCGATCCAGACAAGTACCATCGCAGAGAATTCTAA
- the LOC115443585 gene encoding uncharacterized protein LOC115443585 has translation MALKKPLLYYFAIILVVLSMLTHEAEARRRILRGRRVMTRTYYQGNAVPAWAISLMAGIGMLIIGGILYVVMRKIVLSSETGSLNTYQPAMQREV, from the exons ATGGCGCTGAAAAAGCCACTTTTGTACTACTTCGCAATTATTTTAG TCGTCTTGAGCATGCTTACACATGAAGCCGAAGCCAGGCGAAGAATTCTAAGAGGGAGACGGGTTATGACGCGCACGTACTACC AGGGTAATGCTGTGCCTGCTTGGGCTATCAGTTTAATGGCTGGTATTGGGATGTTAATAATTGGCGGAATATTATACGTAGTGATGAGAAAGATTGTACTCTCCTCAGAAACTGGTTCCCTCAACACTTACCAGCCCGCAATGCAACGAGAAGTTTAg